Within the Cottoperca gobio unplaced genomic scaffold, fCotGob3.1 fCotGob3_242arrow_ctg1, whole genome shotgun sequence genome, the region TTTCAGAGAAAATGGTGGACACTCGTCGCAGCGGCTGGCACACCCTCGCCGTCTCCCGCAGTGTACAGACTCTGCTGGATGGCGGCAGCAGCTTACTCGGGCTGCGGGTTTCCTGCCCGCTGTGCACCGAGGCTGGAGCCTCGCCCATTCTGATGCCTGCGGTCGGCGAGCAAGCGGGCGGGCGAGATCAGTCTCACCGACCATTCCTCATGGTGGTGTTGCGAGCTGGAGAAGAGGCAACTCAGCGACGAGTCAAACGAGGTCTGGAATGCGACGGGAAAATACGCGTCTGCTGCAAACGACAGTTTTACGTGAACTTCAAAGATATCGGTTGGAACGACTGGATTATCGCTCCATCCGGTTACCATGCCAACTACTGCCAGGGCGACTGTCCAAACCACATGGCGAGCTTTAGCGGCTCGTCCCTGTCCTTCCACTCTACCGTTATCAATCATTATCGTATGAGGGGCTATAGCCCGTTTCAAAACATCAAGTCGTGCTGTGTTCCCACGAGGCTGCGCGCTATGTCCATGCTGTACTACAATGAAGAGCAGAAGATCATCAAGAAAGACATCCAGAACATGATCGTGGAGGAGTGCGGCTGCTCATAAACTGATGGAAATACTGCAACAAATATCAGTATTTGTGTTTAGTGACGAAGCATCATATTTCTTATTGGGAAAGACTCTTTTCCACATTGGAACGACCTGAAAATACTATGCAACAGCTCCTGCAAAGTTTATCTGTCTACATTTATATGTGTGGTTTATTGTTTGTCTATTGTTTTCTATTGTCAaagttcaaactgtttaaaaatgtttttgacataCTTGAAAGAATAATGTTCAACCGGCTGCTGGAGccaaacaatattattattattattaatataataataattattattattattataaaaaaaaaatgttttatattccaTGCTAACTGTTCTCCTTTAGATTGGGAAGAAAGCCAAAGACAGTCGACACAGAAGATGAAAGTTTGGTTCAAAGTACAAACAAGCAATTAATGAATTGATTAGTTAATTAACTAAACGATGTGTCAGTTGACGAGCTGTTAATAAATTAACTAGATGATGTGTCAGTTAATAAGCTGTCAATAAATGAATGAGACAATGTGTCAGTTAACAAGCTGTGAGTTAATTAACGAGACTAACAAGCTGTCAATAAATTAACAAGACGATTTGTCAGTTAACGAGCTGTGAATATTTTTTGTATAAATTATTTAACtggtgaaacaaaaacacaaaacattttcattgctTTATTGTGTAAAGAAGAAATGTTGTTGTCaacttttaataatttatttgaatttttgCCAATTTTTTAGCTTCATCATTAAACAATGGTGTTTGTCAACCTTTAACAATCATCTCATTATTTAGTAGAAACAGAGCGGATCACATTAAACTAACTTTAACATTCCTCTTCTCAGAGGACGAGAGACATCAATACAAACTGTACATTCAGAACGACTTTAAGTGTATCTCCTTTATTACATTAAGTCATCACTTGATGCTGTTTCTGAATGTGAAACCAGGTTCAGATTCAGTGTTTTAGGTCCTTAGATATTTGATGATCCAGACTGTCggcctctctgcctcctcttcaGGTGAATGTTCTCCGCTCTGCTTTCACACTTTCACAGAGAGAGCGATGTAGAAACCTGACACTTGACTCTTTATTTGCTGGTTCAAACTGGCTCctccatttcctcctcctccgctctgcCATTGGATGTTGGTCAAGTTCAATCTTGCAGGTCGAAGGGAAGCAGGGCCTTTTGGCATAGCAATGCTCTGTTGTTTGCTGACCTACAAACTCATCGCTGAGTCGACGAGTTGatttaagaaacacaaagaCGGCTGCTGAGGCAAACACAAAGCACTCTGGACTGGACCACATCGCATCAACACGTCCTGAAAACAGCCTAAAATACAACTCAAcataactcaaataaaatgtttcaaactcCTTTGTCATCCCCAACTCCATCaacaaaagacacaataataataGAAGGACACAGATAAACAGAGTATCACCTTTACAAAAAGTATAACCCACATAGAACTGTAAACCAGTGAGTTATTGTGATGAaggattaattaattaatgtaaagGATTAACTTCCACCTTCAGCCTCACAACAAACACGAAAAAGCCATTGAAACAACAAGGCTAATATCAATATTATTCAGAATTCAAGGATAATATATGCCATTATGCACAACAAATGCAGTTTTAGCTTAGTGCATAATGCTAATCATGACAAAGAAACCCAACAGAAACACTGTTGTGCGTTCCTGTATCAGGAGAAACGTAAACAGCGGCAACAAGAACAATGATGAATTCTCTCGGCTGATAAAAAGGCTGACATCTTTAAggttaaatatatgtatatatttatatgtaaaattaaaagtatatcaatattttattttttaaataccatGGATTTTGTCAATACCGTATATCCCGACATCCCTATTGTGGGAACACTCTAGGTTCAAAGGTTTGTTTCTGGTTTCTGCATTTTAAAACCAAATGTCTGTTGAAGCCTAAACCTTAgagcagaggtcttcaacagggggtccgcaacCCCTAGGAGGTCCGCAGAGGTACTGCAAGGggatcattacatttttatatttccaatttttttttttttaccaatttgttttccacaaatttaaatgtctttaaataaacattaacatgaatctgACATTTTGTAGCGAACTGCAAGAAAGCGGCAATCCAAACGTGAAATACCCGTCTTAAAGCTCTTACATATAACTGGCtaatgtgtacatatatactcCAGAAAGCTAAACAATTTTAAAATGGTAATATCCcagaattaatgtttttaatgtgggATCATGTCCAAGGGAAcgttcttccattgtgttttGGGAGTGTACCAGATAAGAAACGTTTTTGGGAGAGGTTAAATGTTGACAAGAGATTCTATCCATGCAGTTAGCATGGAGCCCCCAGGCGTCTTGTGTTAGGGTGTTACCCCACAATAACACAACATCAGGAATaaagaacaaatctttttaaaatcttGTCTGCACAGGCAACACGTCTGATAGCACTTCATGGAGAAATGTAACATTCCAAGTATtggtaaatggctaaaagaactgtctgcctgtgtctctTAGAGAAAATCACCTATTCAATTAAAGGAACAcagaactatttaaaaaagtatgggGCCTGTTTTCCTTAACTATCGGAACATGTGGCATCTTATAGGCACTCCTGGTCCCTGCTGCTGGGAGAAGGttgaagcctttcatatctgcctacatgtttgtatattccTTACCTAGCCTCTACCCACATTTTGtgtattaatttaattattttattaatgttatttgtgcgactgttaatgtacttcattttgttagTCTTGGATGTGTAAGTTTGTGTACTGTCTTATGTAGTGTCTATTATGctaaaaaaccttttttaaaaagtgttacaaaaactACTGAAGATCACAACAGCCAGAAATCTGTTCATTATTAAACTTGTTTTTAGTTCATAAAGACATAGATAAAAATGAGAAGCAAGatgaaaacaactgaaacaaaaacaaatgggtTGCCACGCACATTTTTCTGACTTTCAAATCCAGCAAACATCATATCCAATTTAAGGTTTTGACATTAagcattttttacttttattaaaatgtggAAATTGCTTCAAACTAGATCCAGTAAGTGCAATCAACCATGTGGATTAAGTATATAGAGAGGGCAAACCGACAGTACGACTTAAAAACCCTGCAGTAAGGACATAAAACCAGTGGGCCAATACAGACATGTTCATACAATCATTTTGATGTAAGATTCTCCCTAATTCAGTTCTGAACGGTTAAAGAACCATTCCTGAATACTCATGATTCTAACTATAGGACTTTACCACTTTACTGCTGATATTTTTATACTTAAGTTAAATTTTTTAATGGACAACTGTAATAATCTTTGGCATAGACCTgttcaaaatagtttttcaaatgtctgttATGGAGAACCACAAAGTTCtgaggatatactgtatataatttcTGTATTTATCACCAATCAAATACCCGCCGATATTGGCCCCCGCAGTCTGACTTCAACCAGGAGAAACGTTTGCCCATAATAGTAACACTAAGTGTCTTTCTtgctcagacagacaggtctcaGATAGGTGGCGCTGTAACACCGACTCTCACCATAGAAGGGGTGTGCTGatgtccactgtgtgtgtgtggtgtgtgtgtgtgtgtgtgggtgtgtgtgtggtgttgtgtgtgtgttctgagcGAGCTCCATCTGCTGTGTGCAGGACTCTGATATAACACCAAAGTCTTTCAGTAAATTACATTCACAACAACAGAGTTTTCTCTCCACGTGAGCGTGATGACGCTGTCATGAGtcaccattgtgtgtgtgtttggtgtgtttgtgtgtgtgtgtgtgtgtgtgtgtgtgtgtgtgtggtataaaTGAATCAGGAcactcttcctcccctcctcttccctcctgcctcctcctctctgttctgtcGTGACGTTCATTCAGGAGGAAACACCAAAACAGTCCTGAGATATTCTGAGAGACTTTCTCTcacagtgtggtgtgtgtgtgtgtgtgtgtgtgtgtgaatcacaGGGAATACCTCTGTGTAATGAGGGAGGGATTAAACAGACATGAGTATACTTACAGTAacaagcagagagggagagtataGTGACCCTGCACAGCTGGTGTTCATTCAGCTCAGACCACCAAAACCATCAGGCCCCCGCCAGAGCAATCATGAATATCAAGAGCCATCAGGGTCAAATACAAATCAAACCGGACGGATACATTAGCACTGGTCCTGCAAACCAAGGAGATTCAAGAACCTGCTGCTCTTTGAACTTTGACAGATTTTTAacttcctgtcagctgctgattcttttttttatttctgtcaaaCATCAGAGAAACTTCCATTGAACCCTAACTGATAATTGTCTCTACTGTGAGATTCTCCTGTCAGTATTGAAGCCCCTTCAGTGTCAGTCAGAGCGCCCCTCCTCATGTCctcctctgttttcttttgttttcttctcgtGGCCATCGGTCCTTCTCATCGACGCTCTCCGACGGTCTCTCCAGCTCCAGAGGTCACATGGGCTAATCGCTCAATGAGGGGGGCGCCATCCCCGGACTGTCCCGTCCTGCCTCTGCCCTCAGATGAGGAAGAAACTCGTCTTCTTTGGGAGGACGAGCGCAGGTGGAGGCGGTGAAACTTCATCACATTCTCAATAGCCTGCACCTGAGCACGTCGCCAACTTGACTCAGCCTGGTCCCTCGCGCCGCCATGCTCAAACGACCATCAAGAAGCTCCACTCTGCCGCGTGGCTGGAGACGGCAGTGTGGACATCCTAGAGGAGGGGCCGGGCTTTGGGGCCCATCACTAATTGTTGAACCCCCATCTGAAATCATTACTTTTGGCAGAGCCAGGTGAGTCTGGACAACCAATCAGAAATGTTGCGTTAGTTAAAGTTTCCACTAACTAGGAGTTCACAAGAGTCATCAGTAACAGATTAGAGTTATAAAGTTAAGGAGTTAAAAAGTTTAGAAAGTTAGAAAGTTAAATGTTAGATTTAGTTAAAGTTTCACCTAACCGAGGAGTTCAGCACAGAGTATAAATTAAACAGTACAGAGTTACAAAGTTTAGGAGTTAAGATTTAAAAAGTTACAGAGTTACAGTTCAGAGTTAAATGTTGAAAACTTTACatagttacatttaaaaagtcaaaaggAATTACAGTACAAAAAAAGTTGTAGAAGTACATAGTTAAAAAAGTAAAACCATACAATTAAAAAGTTATACATTTACAGAGTTACTGTTAAAAGGGTAAAAAGTTACAGATGGAAAGAGTTACAGTTCAAAGTAAAAAATTACAGAGTTTCAGATGTTCCATAAAGGCAGTACACTCAACCCGACTGTGGTTTTCTGACCATCAGCTGCATTAGAgaagtctgtctgtctatgtgctCTGTTAATCAGCTCATTCACAAAAATACGAAGAGTTTGTTTACGCTTTCCCAACACTCAGACAGACTGATTATATTGATTTTTAACTCAGACTGTCTGTCCTATATTTATGTTTGGAGAAAATGATAGCTGCACTGACAGAAAAAGGTTATTAGAATGACCAAAGATCAAGTCGGTTTATTGTTCTGTCTTCTGAGTGAGGTTAATCTCCATTCATTAATCcttcatttttctttcagcccttaattcattcattcatcattcattgCTGTAACCTTAGAACCTGCTGGTGTCCCACCACGGTGAAAAGTCGGTCAAGCTGCAAGGGATGCCATCGGGCTTGGTGCCTTGGGGGTTCTGAAGCCAAAAGGGCTGCGGTGGTCAAAGCAAAAACCCGGGGGTGGGGAGGATTTCGGGGAACtttggagaaggactttcgattGGCTTCAAAGAAGTTCTGGCAACCGTCAGACGACTCAGGAAGGGAAAGCAGGGTTTTGGCTCAGACTGAGTTCTGCATGGAGCAGAACTGCGACCCAGACGGGGAGATTATCGAGCGAGCGTGACAAGAGCaatttgaggaactcctgaaccCGACCACACGTCCTCTGTGGAGGAGGCAGAGTTAAGAGACTC harbors:
- the inhbab gene encoding inhibin subunit beta Ab, whose product is MSSLFSLFFFVAIGLLIDASSTVSPAPEVNMANRLHEGAPSPDCPSCALPQMRRNSSSLGGQSDMVEAVKLHILNMLHLSTRPNLTQPVPRAALLNAIKKLHVGRVAGDGSVDILEEGRGFGAPSLIEPPSEIITFAEPGASLNTVTFDISKEGGGSLVVEQANVWIFLKMSKGIRVKGKVALRLHHADDEKEDCVSEKMVDTRRSGWHTLAVSRSVQTLLDGGSSLLGLRVSCPLCTEAGASPILMPAVGEQAGGRDQSHRPFLMVVLRAGEEATQRRVKRGLECDGKIRVCCKRQFYVNFKDIGWNDWIIAPSGYHANYCQGDCPNHMASFSGSSLSFHSTVINHYRMRGYSPFQNIKSCCVPTRLRAMSMLYYNEEQKIIKKDIQNMIVEECGCS